From the genome of Flammeovirgaceae bacterium:
ATGCCACTAAGCTCCTGCAAAATATGGAATTGCTCAAAAAGCAGCTTCTGGCCAAAAAAACGGACGTTGCCAAAATTCAATTACAAATAGGGCAACTTACCACCCAAAGGGAACTGGCTTATAGCCAATATACACAGGTGCTCAATGCCCTGAAATTAGCCATCGGCTTACAACTTGATCAAATCTTTGATATTGAGAAAAACATTGTTCCGTCAACGCCTGTCGTGTATAACGAAAGCACGCCAGTGGACATACGCCTTGCCTCACATCAAAACCTACTTTTGAACAGTGAGTTGGACATGCTTAAAAGATCAAGGCTGCCTTCGCTGTCCTTGTATGGGAGCTATGGGCAAAATGGGTTTGGATATGATAAGGCGCCCAACGATTTCCTGAAATTTTACCCATCAAGCTTTGCCGGGGTCCGGTTGGCGTACCCATTATTTAGTGGCACTACCACGCACAGGCAGATAAGCCAGAAAAAATTAGAGCTTAACAACAACGCCCTTCAATTAAGCCTAATGAACGAACAAGCCACCCTTCAGGTTGAAACCGCAAAACAACAAAGATCTGTGGCACAACGGTCCGCCACCACCACCCTGGAACAGACAAAACTGGCACAATCCATTTATGACGAAACCCTGCTGGAACAAAGCCAGGGATTGGCTTCCCTAAATGATGTGATATTGGCCGACAACGCTTTGCGTGAAGCCCAACAGCAATACTTATCTGCAATGGTTGACTACCTAAAAGCAGATTTAAACCTCAAAAAAACCACTGGCAACTTATTAAACAAACAAAAATGAAGAAAGCCTTATATATCCTCGTCCCATTGACCCTTATCATCATTGTTGTGGTGCGTTTAAGGCACAACAAGGACATTTCAGAAAACCGGGTTTACCATTACAATAAAGAACAGGCAATAGAGGTAAATGCCGTAAAGGCCAAGTATGGATCAGGCGAATACATAAATTCCTTTACCGGCCATTTCGAACCCAATAGGGAGACCAAAGTAAGTGCCGATGTACAGGGCAAGGTTTTGCAAGTATATGTGGAGGTAGGCAGTGAGGTAAAAAAAGGAAACAGGTTGGCCTTGTTGGATGATGCACTGTTGAAGTTGCAGCTCCAATCGGTAGAAGTACAAATAGAAGGGCTGGAAGCAGACGTAAACCGATACTCCGCTTTGACTGCCGCAGATGCCATTCAAGGTGTGAAACTGGAAAAGGCCCAACTTGGCCTAAAGTCTGCCAGGATACAACGCGCCACCTTACTGGAGCAAATTGACCGTACGGTTGTGGCTGCCCCGTTTGATGCCATTGTAACCGCCAAGATGGTTGAAGCCGGTGCTTTTGCCGCACCTGGCGTTCCGTTGTTCCAGCTAACGGACATATCCTCCCTTCGTTTTACCGTTAATATTCCTGAAAACAACCTGGGCTTGTTCCGCCCCAACGAACCTGTGAAGGTAATAGCGGAAGCCTATCCCCACATAGGCCTTGCCGGCAAGGTTTCGCTGGTAGGAAGTAAAGGCAATTTTGGCAACATATTTCCTGTGCAAGTCCTTGTCAGGAATACGGAAGGATTGCAAATCAAGCCAGGCATGTTTGGCAAAATACAACTCAAAGGCGCTTACAATAGCCAACAATTAACCATACCTGCCTCGGCCATAATAGGCTCGAACATACAACCTCAGGTATACCTGGTAGATGGTGGAAAAGCCAGGCTTCAAAACATCTATATAACTGAGCGCAGAAACGGCCTGGCTATTGTTCAATCAGGGCTTAGCGAAGGGGATATAGTGGTGACCAACGGCCTCATTAACCTGTTTGAGGGGGCCCATGTAATAATTAAGGATTAGGAAAATGAACATAACCGAAATTTCCATTAACCGCCCTTCACTGATCATAGTTTTGTTCGGTGTTTTCATATTGGCCGGGTTTCTAGGTTTTAAAAACCTTAGCTATGAACTGATGCCGGATTTCAACCAACCGGTGGTGGTGATCAAAACCGGTTATCCGGGCGCGGACCCTACCGAAGTAGAAACTTCAGTATCCCGAAAAATAGAAGATGCCTTGTCAAATTTGGAAGGCGTGGATTTTATTGTGACCAAGTCGCTCCCCAATGCGTCCATCCTTATAGTAAACCTGAAATATGGGACAGACCTTGACAAAACCATGCAGGATGCCCAACGCTACATTGAGAATATAAAGCAAAGCATGCCAAAGGATATTTTGAACCCTGTCATGAGCAAAATATCCCCTAATGACCTGCCCATCATGCAGGTAAGCGCGACCAGCCTCCTCCCGGGCACGGAATTCTACCAAAAAATGAAAGATGATTTCCTGCCCCAGGTCCAACAACTGAAGGGCGTTGCGGAAATCACATTGCTGGGTGGGGAAGAAAGGGAAGTACAAGTAAATGTAGATCAGGAAAAACTCAAACTTTACCAGCTTTCTTTGTCCCAGGTAACGGAAGCAATCAACCGGTCGGGCCATGACGTGCCCTCCGGAAAAGTACAATCGGCCAATACAAGCAATTCGGTGCGATTTATTGGCAAATATAAAAGCATTGAAGACATAAATTACGTTCAGGTCGCCATGCCCATGCCCGGTAGCCCCATTTACATAAAAGATGTGGCCACCGTAACAGACGGGATTAAAGAAATCACCTCCATAAGCCGGTACAATGGGGAAAACGGTATCGGGTTGTTGATAAAAAAACAAGGAGATGCAAATGCCGTAGAAGTCTCAAAACTAGTGCGCAAGCAATTTGAAAAAATAGAAAACCAATACAGTAAGGATGGCATTAAATTCAATATTGCGGACGACTCTACCGAAAATACCATTGCAGCGGTAAACTCGGTCGTAGTAGACCTCACGTTGGCCGTGGTCCTGGTTTCAGTAGTCATGCTCCTTTTTTTAAGGAGTATCCGAAACTCCCTTATTGTCCTGGTTGCCATTCCCACGTCATTGGTCACTGCATTTGCGGTAATGTGGCTGTTGGGCTATACACTTAATTTAATGACGCTATTGGCCATGTCTTTAATCATTGGCATACTGGTCGAGGATGCCACCGTGGTGTTGGAAAACATCCAGCGGCACCTGGACATGAAAAAGGAAAAGCGCGTGGCCGCTTTGGATGGCCGAATGGAAATTGGGTTCTCTGCCCTGTCCATTACCCTGGTTGACGTGGTGGTGTTCCTTCCTATTTTATTCTTGCAGGTTTTTGTAGCGGATATGCTCAAGCAATTTTCCGTGGTCGTGGTCACCTCTACGTTAACCAGTTTGTTGGTTGGGTTTACGCTAACGCCCTGGATGGCATCAAGGATTGGAAAAACGGAAGACCTGCGGCCCACCAATCCATTCAATCGTTTCCTGCTGTGGTTTGAACGCCAACTAAACCGTTTTATAGAATGGTATGGAAGGCAATTGGAGTGGGTGTTGGGCCATAAGCTAATCACTACAGGTGCCATTCTGGCCTTGTTTGCCCTAACATTGGGAATAATGAAACAGGGGATTATCGGTAAGGAACTCATTGCCACCGGGGACCAGGGAAAATTCCGAATGAGCCTCGAGTTTGACAAAACCACCACTTTAAAACATAACAATATTGTTTCCCAAAAAATTGAAAATTTCATATTGTCCCAGCCATCGGTGTCCACGGTCTTTAGCAATGTTGGGGGCCCAAGTACCGGGATTGGGAGCCTGGGCGTAGGATCGGCCAATATCACGGAGCTGACCATACAATTAAAACCTGCTAAAGAGAGGGGCGGGCAGCCAACAGAAGAATTCATGCAGGAAATCCGGGAAGCCTTAAAGGAAGGGTTCCCCGGGATCAACTACTCCATGGCGGCCCTTGGCCTGGTGCACCGTTCTGCCCCGATTGAAATAACGCTAAGCGGCAGCGATGCGGCCCAGGTGGCACAAGTGGGAAGCGAATTGAAGACGGTGGTGGAAAAAATCCCCGGTGCCGATAATGTGCGACTTTCAGTTGAAGAGGGTAGCCCCGAATTTCAAATTATCCCAGACAATGACCGGATGCAACGACTTGGCCTCAACAATGCCTATGTGGGCCAAAGCATAAGAACGGCCCTAACGGGCAATGACAATGCCGTGCTGACCATGCAAGGGACCGAATACCCGGTGAGGGTTTGGCTGGACCACCTCAATCGCCAAAACCTGGAAGATGTGAAAAAATTAACAATTGTCAATCCAAAAGGAATACCGATTGAAGTTTCCCAATTTGCGGAGGTGATCCAAAACAATTCGCCATCATTGCTGGAAAGGTTGAACAGGCAACCTGCCATAACACTTACTGGTGATGCCCTAGGGCGTCCTTCCGGTACGGTGGCGGATGAGGTAGTGGCCTATTTATCTGAAAACCCCTTACCAGCCGGTATCGAAATGGCCTGGGGCAGTGACATCAAGAGGCAGAATGATAGTTTTGGCGCACTGGGTTCTGTCCTTATTGTATCATTTATATTGATTTACCTGATCATGGTGGCGCTTTACGACAGTTTTATATATCCTTTTGTGGTATTGTTTTCCATTCCGGTTGCCACCATAGGTGCTTTCCTGGCTTTGAACCTGACATTAAGCCACCTTAGCCTATTTGCCCTTTTGGGCTTGATCATGTTAATGGGATTGGTGGCCAAGAATGCAATCCTTATTGTGGATTTTACCAATCAATTAAAAGCATCGGGAAAACACTATAAAGAGGCCTTGATCACTGCCGGAAAAGAGAGGCTGCGGCCCATTCTAATGACGACCCTTTCCATGGTCATAGGGATGTTGCCCATAGCCCTTGCCAAAGGAACAGCCAGTGAATGGAAAAATGGATTGGCCTGGGTCATTATTGGAGGCCTGATATCCTCCCTTGTCCTGACGGTGTACCTGGTCCCCCTGGTATATTATGTTGTGGATAAAATTAAGGCCAGGTTCAGCCGATAAAACCAGCCTGGCGGCCATTGCCAACCCACAAAACCTTGGCCCCTTTTACGTGCTTGTTTTTCAAATCCAGCAAAGCGGTGTTGGCCTCGGCAAAAGGGTACACCTGTACACTGGGCCGGATAGGGATTTTACCGGCCAATTTCAGGAATTCCCCCACATCGCCACGGGCAATATTGGCCACGCTTTTGATCTCTTTTTCCATCCAAAGGTGGGTTTCGTACTCCAGGCCCAGCAGCGCATTTTTATCGCCCGGTTCTTTTCTAATGGCATTGACCACCATGCGTCCTCCGGGGGCCAGGCAGGCCAGCGAACTGACCACGGTTTTCCAAACAGGCGTAGTGTCAATAATGGCCGCAAGCAGGCAGGGAGGTTTTTCCTCTGGACCGCCTGCCCATATGGCCCCAAGCGAAAGTGCAAACTCCCTTTCCTCCCCACTGCGGGCAAATACATAAATGCCTGACCCTGGATAAAGGTGCTTCACCATCATGTGCACAAGGTGCCCCGATGCCCCAAACCCCATTAGGCCAACGGCCTTGCCGTCCTGAAGGCTGGCCAGCCTCAAAGAACGGTAACCGATGGCACCGGCACATAACAGCGGGGCGGCCTCTTCGTCCTTAAAAACATCCGGCAGGGCATAGGCAAAATCCTCTTCCACCTTCATGTATTCTGCATATCCCCCGTGCACGTCCCTCCCAGTGGCCACAAAACCATCGCACAGGTTTTCCATTCCCTCCCTGCACCTGTCGCACCGGCCGCAAGCGTGGTAAATCCACGCCACCCCTACCCTGTCCCCGGGTTTGAAACGCCTGGCATCATGGCCCGCTTCCGACACCACGCCCACTACCTGGTGGCCCGGCACAACCGGATAGGCAGGTGGCGGGGTCCTGCCTTCGATTTCGTCCAATTCCGTATGGCATATGCCACAACAGGATACACGGATGACGATCTCACGGGGGCCGGCCACCGGATCGGGGATATCATCCAAAACCAATGGCCTCGTTTGCCTGGCAAGGTCGTGGATCCCGGTGAGCAAGTATGCTTTCATAAGGCTGGTTGGAAAAGTAAAATTTAGCAAAGAAGGGGCACAATCCCAAGCCAGGTGCCTGGTGACCCCCATCATCCACCCGCATGATGGCCATCATACTGAATGTGCCTATACTTTGCCAACTTGTGGGGCAGAAACAAATAATGGCAGTCGGGTGTTGGGGTAATACCGACCATTTTACAAAAGTTTTTAAAACCAAACGATGATATGGGGAATTCACTGCAACTGGGCACCATAGGAGGGATTAAAGTAAAAGTCCACTGGACATTTGCCCTGCTTATCGGCTGGATAATATTTATCAATATGAGGGCGGGCAGCACTACGGAAAATACATTCTGGAGCGTTCTTTTTATCCTGTTAATCTTTGTGTGCGTGGTGCTTCACGAATTTGGCCATGCCTTTGC
Proteins encoded in this window:
- a CDS encoding efflux RND transporter permease subunit, whose translation is MNITEISINRPSLIIVLFGVFILAGFLGFKNLSYELMPDFNQPVVVIKTGYPGADPTEVETSVSRKIEDALSNLEGVDFIVTKSLPNASILIVNLKYGTDLDKTMQDAQRYIENIKQSMPKDILNPVMSKISPNDLPIMQVSATSLLPGTEFYQKMKDDFLPQVQQLKGVAEITLLGGEEREVQVNVDQEKLKLYQLSLSQVTEAINRSGHDVPSGKVQSANTSNSVRFIGKYKSIEDINYVQVAMPMPGSPIYIKDVATVTDGIKEITSISRYNGENGIGLLIKKQGDANAVEVSKLVRKQFEKIENQYSKDGIKFNIADDSTENTIAAVNSVVVDLTLAVVLVSVVMLLFLRSIRNSLIVLVAIPTSLVTAFAVMWLLGYTLNLMTLLAMSLIIGILVEDATVVLENIQRHLDMKKEKRVAALDGRMEIGFSALSITLVDVVVFLPILFLQVFVADMLKQFSVVVVTSTLTSLLVGFTLTPWMASRIGKTEDLRPTNPFNRFLLWFERQLNRFIEWYGRQLEWVLGHKLITTGAILALFALTLGIMKQGIIGKELIATGDQGKFRMSLEFDKTTTLKHNNIVSQKIENFILSQPSVSTVFSNVGGPSTGIGSLGVGSANITELTIQLKPAKERGGQPTEEFMQEIREALKEGFPGINYSMAALGLVHRSAPIEITLSGSDAAQVAQVGSELKTVVEKIPGADNVRLSVEEGSPEFQIIPDNDRMQRLGLNNAYVGQSIRTALTGNDNAVLTMQGTEYPVRVWLDHLNRQNLEDVKKLTIVNPKGIPIEVSQFAEVIQNNSPSLLERLNRQPAITLTGDALGRPSGTVADEVVAYLSENPLPAGIEMAWGSDIKRQNDSFGALGSVLIVSFILIYLIMVALYDSFIYPFVVLFSIPVATIGAFLALNLTLSHLSLFALLGLIMLMGLVAKNAILIVDFTNQLKASGKHYKEALITAGKERLRPILMTTLSMVIGMLPIALAKGTASEWKNGLAWVIIGGLISSLVLTVYLVPLVYYVVDKIKARFSR
- a CDS encoding zinc-dependent alcohol dehydrogenase family protein, with protein sequence MKAYLLTGIHDLARQTRPLVLDDIPDPVAGPREIVIRVSCCGICHTELDEIEGRTPPPAYPVVPGHQVVGVVSEAGHDARRFKPGDRVGVAWIYHACGRCDRCREGMENLCDGFVATGRDVHGGYAEYMKVEEDFAYALPDVFKDEEAAPLLCAGAIGYRSLRLASLQDGKAVGLMGFGASGHLVHMMVKHLYPGSGIYVFARSGEEREFALSLGAIWAGGPEEKPPCLLAAIIDTTPVWKTVVSSLACLAPGGRMVVNAIRKEPGDKNALLGLEYETHLWMEKEIKSVANIARGDVGEFLKLAGKIPIRPSVQVYPFAEANTALLDLKNKHVKGAKVLWVGNGRQAGFIG
- a CDS encoding efflux RND transporter periplasmic adaptor subunit; translated protein: MKKALYILVPLTLIIIVVVRLRHNKDISENRVYHYNKEQAIEVNAVKAKYGSGEYINSFTGHFEPNRETKVSADVQGKVLQVYVEVGSEVKKGNRLALLDDALLKLQLQSVEVQIEGLEADVNRYSALTAADAIQGVKLEKAQLGLKSARIQRATLLEQIDRTVVAAPFDAIVTAKMVEAGAFAAPGVPLFQLTDISSLRFTVNIPENNLGLFRPNEPVKVIAEAYPHIGLAGKVSLVGSKGNFGNIFPVQVLVRNTEGLQIKPGMFGKIQLKGAYNSQQLTIPASAIIGSNIQPQVYLVDGGKARLQNIYITERRNGLAIVQSGLSEGDIVVTNGLINLFEGAHVIIKD
- a CDS encoding TolC family protein, which gives rise to MLVNIHFQFKKTATLLAITIGLLTGTKAGAQVWPLSQCIDSAQQLNKQLRIANNNVGISRQKVQEAKSNLVPQLTVNADYRYFIDLPYQFMPQSAFGGPEGQFKQVQFGVPHVINANIQLSMPLYSPQLASAIKTTKIASGIAGLQYEKTEEQIIYEVTNLYYNAQILYHRVAFIDSNLLNATKLLQNMELLKKQLLAKKTDVAKIQLQIGQLTTQRELAYSQYTQVLNALKLAIGLQLDQIFDIEKNIVPSTPVVYNESTPVDIRLASHQNLLLNSELDMLKRSRLPSLSLYGSYGQNGFGYDKAPNDFLKFYPSSFAGVRLAYPLFSGTTTHRQISQKKLELNNNALQLSLMNEQATLQVETAKQQRSVAQRSATTTLEQTKLAQSIYDETLLEQSQGLASLNDVILADNALREAQQQYLSAMVDYLKADLNLKKTTGNLLNKQK